The Candidatus Fukatsuia endosymbiont of Tuberolachnus salignus nucleotide sequence GCCAACGGCTAGAAAACCCGTTAGCACGGGCTGCCCCTAAGATAGATTTCGCCGACCGTGTGAGCGAAGCCAGTGGCATTCTGGTGGGCAATTTTGCCAAGCTGATGGGCCTTCGTCCCAACAAATTGTTTGTTTGGTTACGCAAAAATCACGTGCTAATGGGTATTCCTTCTCGCAGAAATGTGCCTCGACAGGAGTACCTGGAGCGGGACTATTTCACCTTCAGAGAAACGCCCATCGAGACGGAGCACGGGATGAAAATCACCTTCACCCCGCTACTGACCGGCAAGGGCCAAGCGTGGCTAACAAAAAAGCTATGTGAAGCAGGCTTATTGAAAACGATCACAAACGCGGCATAGGGAATAGACAATGAGTATGAAATTAATGACACACGCCATGAG carries:
- a CDS encoding phage antirepressor KilAC domain-containing protein, producing MTPYSLNIVHNHYYVVQPYVVVAQLSPEFTARVVDRWQQLEEKAAYSFLPVDYLSALKTLTQEVERRQRLENPLARAAPKIDFADRVSEASGILVGNFAKLMGLRPNKLFVWLRKNHVLMGIPSRRNVPRQEYLERDYFTFRETPIETEHGMKITFTPLLTGKGQAWLTKKLCEAGLLKTITNAA